TGGAGCAGCGGGGCGAGGGACGGGAGGAGATCGCCGTCCTGCGTCGTTCTGGGAGTCGCGCTGTTCCTTGTGCTCTTCGCCAGGGCGACGTGAGTGGATGCAGCCTCCGACATGGCATCGCGTCCTTTCCCCGGGCACACCACAGGATGCGAAGAGTGTCCCGGATTGCGGCAATGGCTGTCCGGCTGTGCGGGACGTGTCGGGTCAGGAGAGCTCTTACGGACTCGAACGGCGGAACGGTGAAGGCCGAAGGCGCCGGAACCGCGAAGGCCCGAGGCCTTGCATTGAGGTCAGGGTGCCCCGTGCGGGACGGTGGAAACCGTCCCGCACGGGGCCGGCACCGCTCAGGCCGGCGGCGCGTCCTTGCGCAGCCGGAACCAGTAGAAGCCGTGTCCCGCAAGGGTCAGCAGGTAGGGCCACTGGCCGATGGCCGGGAAGCGTACCCCGCCGATCAGTTCCACCGGATGACGTCCGTCGAACGATCGCAGGTCCAGTTCCGTCGGCTGCGCGAACCGCGAGAAGTTGTGCACGCACAGGACGAGATCGTCCTTGTACTCACGGGTGAACGCCAGCACCGCCGGGTTGGAGGAGGGCAGTTCGGTGTACTCGCCGAGACCGAAGGCCGGATTCTGCTTCCGGATCTCGATCATCCGGCGGGTCCAGTGCAGCAGCGAGGACGGCGAGGCCATCGACGCCTCGACGTTGGTGACCTGGTAGCCGTAGACCGGGTCCATGATCGTGGGGAGGTAGAGCCGCCCCGGATCGCTGGAGGAGAACCCGGCGTTGCGGTCGGGCGTCCACTGCATCGGCGTGCGCACCGCGTCCCGGTCGCCCAGCCAGATGTTGTCGCCCATCCCGATCTCGTCCCCGTAGTAGAGGATCGGGGAGCCGGGCAGCGACATCAGCAGGGCGGTGAACAGCTCGATCTGGTTGCGGTCGTTGTCCAGCAGGGGGGCGAGCCGCCTGCGGATGCCGATGTTGGCGCGCATCCGCGGGTCCTTGGCGTACTCCGCGTACATGTAGTCGCGCTCTTCGTCCGTGACCATTTCGAGGGTCAGCTCGTCGTGGTTGCGCAGGAAGATGCCCCACTGGCAGTTCTTCGGGATCGCCGGGGTCTTGGCCAGGATCTCGGAGACCGGGTAGCGGCTCTCGCGGCGCACCGCCATGAAGATGCGCGGCATCACGGGGAAGTGGAACGCCATGTGGCACTCGTCGCCGCCCTGCTCGTAGTCGCCGAAGTAGTCGACGACGTCCTCCGGCCACTGGTTGGCCTCGGCGAGCAGCACGGTGTCCGGGTAGTTGGCGTCGATCTCCTTGCGGACCCGCTTGAGGAAGTGGTGGGTCTCGGGGAGGTTCTCGCAGTTGGTGCCCTCGCGCTGGTAGAGGTAGGGCACCGCGTCGACCCGGAAGCCGTCGATGCCCAGGTCCAGCCAGAAGCGCAGGGCCGCGAGGATCTCCTCCTGCACCGCCGGGTTCTCGTAGTTGAGGTCCGGCTGGTGCGAGAAGAAGCGGTGCCAGTAGTACTGCTTGCGCACCGGGTCGAAGGTCCAGTTGGACGTCTCGGTGTCGACGAAGATGATCCGGGCGTCCTGGAACTGCTTGTCGTCGTCCGCCCAGACGTAGTAGTCGCCGTACGGCCCGTCGGGGTCGGTGCGGGACTGCTGGAACCACTCGTGCTGATCGCTGGTGTGGTTCATGACGAAGTCGATGATGACGCGCATGCCCCGCTGGTGCGAGGCGTCCACGAACTCCACGAAGTCGGCGAGATCGCCGAACTCCGGCAGGACGGCGGTGTAGTCGGAGACGTCGTAGCCCCCGTCGCGCAGCGGCGACTTGAAGAACGGCGGCAGCCAGAGGCAGTCGACGCCGAGCCACTGGAGGTAGTCCAGCTTGGCGGTGATGCCCTTGAGGTCGCCGATTCCGTCGCCGTTGGAGTCCTGGAAGGACCGGACGAGCACCTCGTAGAAGACGGCGCGCTTGAACCAGTCGGGATCGCGGTCCTTGGCGGGAGTGTCCTCGAACGTGTCGTGGACAGGCTCATTGACGATCATGGTGTGGGTGACCCTCCGGTCGGCGGGGACGGTCGCAGGACGGCGATGTGCGCGGGCGTGATGCCCGGCTCTAGGCGCACATAGAAGGTCCTGCCCCAGTGGTAGGTATCGCCGGTGAGCTCGTCGCGCACCGGCACGCGCTCGTGCCATGAGAGGCCGAGCCGCTCCATGTCCAACGAGACCGTGGCCTCCTGGGTGTGGTGCGGGTCGAGGTTCACGACCACCAGAACGGTGTTCGTACCGGAGCGCTTGCTGTAGGCGATCAGCGCTTCGTTGTCGGTGTGGTGGAAGTGGACGTCGCGCAGCTGCCGCAGAGCGGGGTTACGCCGGCGGATCCGGTTCAGCGAGGTGATCAGAGGGGTCAGCGTGCGGCCTTCGCGTTCCGCCGACTCCCAGTCCCTCGGGCGCAGTTCGTACTTCTCCGAGTGCAGGTACTCCTCGCTCCCCGGCTTGGCCGGAGTGTTCTCGCACAGCTCGAATCCCGCGTACACGCCCCAGGAGGGGGACAGTGTCGCGGCCAGGACCGCCCGAGCCTCGAAGGCCGGACGGCCGCCCTCCTGGAGGTAGCCGGGAAGGATGTCGGGGGTGTTCACGAAGAAGTTGGGCCGCATGTACGACGCGGCCTCGCCGGCCAGCTCCGTGACGTACTCGGTCAGCTCCTGCTTGGTGTCGCGCCAGGTGAAGTACGTGTACGACTGCTGGAAGCCGACCGCGCCCAGGGTGTGCATCATCGCCGGGCGGGTGAACGCCTCCGCCAGGAAGACGACGTCGGGGTCGGCGCCGTTGATCTCCTCGATGACCTTCTCCCAGAAGACCACCGGCTTGGTGTGCGGGTTGTCGACCCGGAAGATCCGCACGCCGCGGTCCATCCAGAAGCGCAGGATGCGTACGGTCTCCGCCACCAGGCCGCGCATGTCCTTGTCGAAGGCGATCGGATAGATGTCCTGGTACTTCTTCGGCGGGTTCTCGGCGTACGCGATCGAACCGTCGGGGCGGTGGTGGAACCAGTCCGGGTGCTCCTTGACCCACGGGTGGTCCGGCGAGCACTGGAGCGCGAAGTCCAGCGCGATCTCCATCCGCAGATTGCGGGCCACGGAGACGAAGTGGTCGAAGTCCTCCAGCGTGCCCAGCTCCGGGTGGACCGCGTCGTGCCCGCCGTCCGGCGAGCCGATCGCCCACGGCACGCCCGGGTCGTGCTCCCCGGGAGTAAGACTGTTGTCCGGGCCCTTGCGGTGCGTGGTCCCGATCGGGTGGATCGGCGGCAGGTACACGACGTCGAACCCCATCGCGGCGACCGCGGGCAGCCGCTCGGCGGCCGTCCGGAACGTGCCGCTCACCAGACGTGTCTCCGCGTCCGGCGAGGTGTCCGCCGGGTCCACCGGCACCCGCCTCGCGCCCTCCGAGCGCGGGAACAGCTCGTACCACGAGCCGAACAGCGCCCGCTCGCGCTCCACCCGCACCGCCAGCGGCTTGGAGCGGGTGACCAGTTCGCGCAGCGGATAGCGGGCCAGCACCGCGTCGGCGGCCGGGGTCAGGGCGGCGGCCAGCCGGGCGGCCGGCGGGTGGGCGGTGTCGCGCAGCGCGTCCACCGCGGCCAGCACCGCCTCGCGGCCGTGCTTCTTCGGGACGCCCGCCGCGGCGCGTTCCAGCAGCGCCGCGCCCTCCGCCAGCACCAGGTCCGTGTCGATGCCCGCCGGGATCTTGATCGCGGCGTGGTGCCGCCAGGTGGTGACCGGATCGCTCCAGGCCTCCACCGTGTACGTCCAGCGGCCCTCGGAGGTCGCGGTGACGTCGGCCCCCCACCGGTCCGTGCCCCGCGCCAGCTCGCGCATCGGCGTCCACGGCCCGACCCGTCCGCTCGGATCGCGCAGCACGACATTGGCGGCGACCGCGTCATGGCCTTCGCGGAAGACGGTGGCGCTGACCTGGAAGGTCTCACCGGCGACGGCCTTCGCCGCCCGTCTGCCGCAGTCGACGAGAGGACGGACGTCCAGGACGGGAATGCGACCGATCATGGAATCACCTGAGGGCTGGAGGAGCTCGGCGGGGGACGGCACGGGCGCGGAGGACCGACCGCGTGTGCCGCGAAGACGGGGGTCTGTCCTTTGTAGCTGCTCAGCTGTCTGCTGACGGGCTGTGGGCATGGCCGCTCCTGTCCGCGTTCACTCGAATGGCACTCGAATGGGTGGGTCGCGGGGGTTTCGTGCATGTTTCTGGATGCACGGAGAACGTCTGCGGGCCGGGTCGTGCCGCGTACCGGGGAAGCCTTCCCCGCGTCCACGGGTGGGAAATCCGGCGCTGTGTTAACTACTCGGTCGTAGTCGACCGCCCGCCGGGAACCGCGGGACAGCTCTTGGGGGAGCCCGAAGCGCCTCCACGGGTTCCGGGTACCCGCTCTGCGGCGCCACACGGCAGCCTTCCCTGTGACAGGGAGGTCCACAAGGCTGCGTACGGGGTGAAATCGGCCAAACCCCCAGGTGAGCGGAGTGACGGGGGATCACGGGCGGGGCGCGAGGTGCGTCTGTGGGGAGGCGCGCACCGGCTGCGCAGGGACCTCGCGCGCCGTCCGCGCGCCGTGGCAGGCCGCCACGGACGGCCGCTACCTTCAGGGGTGACGGAAGGGACGCACACCGTGGTGCGTCCGCCCGGATGCGCAAGTCCCCTGTAAAGGTGGAGTACGTGAAGGCCATTCGTCGATTCACCGTGCGTCCTGTCCTCCCCGAACCCCTCCGACCTCTCCACGACCTCGCGCACAACCTGCGCTGGTCGTGGCATACCGAGACCCGTGAGCTCTTCCGGTCCGCCGACCCCGAGGGCTGGCGGCCCGCGGACGCCGACCCCGTACGCCTGCTCGGCTCGCTGTCCGCCGGGCGGCTCACCGAACTGGCCGGGGACGAGGAGTACCTCGGCCGCCTCGCCGGGGCCTCCGCCGATCTGGCCGAATATCTGAACGGCCCCCGCTGGTACCAGGAGCAGCGGGCCGCCGGGGCGGAACTGCCCTCCGCCGTCGCCTACTTCTCACCCGAATTCGGCGTCACCGCGGCGCTGCCCCAGTACAGCGGCGGCCTCGGCATCCTGGCCGGCGACCACCTCAAGGCCGCCAGCGACCTCGGCGTCCCGCTCATCGGCGTCGGCCTGCTCTACCGGCACGGCTACTTCCGCCAGACCCTCTCGCGCGAGGGCTGGCAGCAGGAGCACTATCCGGTCCTCGACCCCAACGAACTCCCGCTCGACCTCGTCCGCGAGGCCGACGGCGCCCCCGCCCGGGTGATGCTCGCCCTGCCCGGCGGACGCTCGTTGCACGCCTGTATCTGGCTGGCCCGGGTCGGCCGGGTGCCGCTGCTCCTCCTCGACTCCGACGTCGAGGAGAACGCCCCGGGCGAACGCGACGTCACCGACCGGCTGTACGGCGGCGGCAGCGACCACCGTCTGCTCCAGGAGATGCTGCTCGGCATCGGCGGAGTGCGCGCGGTGCGCACCTGGTGCCGGCTGACCGGCACGCCGGAGCCGGAGGTGTTCCACACCAACGAGGGCCACGCCGGCTTCCTCGGCCTGGAGCGCATCCGTGAACTGGCTTCCACCGGGCTTGACTTCGACGCCGCCCTGGAAGTGGTCCGGGCCGGGACGGTCTTCACCACCCACACCCCGGTGCCCGCCGGGATAGACCGTTTCGACCGGGGGCTCGTCGCCCGGCACTTCGGCGACGACGGCGAACTGCCCGGCGTCGGCGTCGAGAAGATCCTGCGGCTCGGCACAGAGACGTACCCCGGCGGTGAGCCGGAGCTGTTCAACATGGCGGTGATGGGCCTGCGGCTCGCCCAGCGCGCCAACGGCGTCTCCACCCTCCACGGGGCCGTCAGCCGGGAGATGTTCTCCGGTCTCTGGCCGGGCTTCGACCCCGCCGAGGTGCCGATCACCTCCGTCACCAACGGGGTCCACGCACCGACCTGGGTCGCCCCCGAGGTGTTCCGGCTCGGCGCGGGCCAGGTCGGCGAGGGCCGTGCCCACCAGGTGCCGGCGGGCGGCCCGGTGGACGACGAGGCCTCCTCGCGGAGCGGCACCCCGCGCCGCTGGGACGCGGTGACCGGCATCGGCGACCAGGAGATCTGGGACCTGCGCCGGGACCTGCGCGGCCAGTTGGTCACCGAGGTTCGCCGCCGGCTGTACGCCTCCTGGCGCCGGCGCGGCGCGGGCACCGCCGAGCTGGGCTGGATCGACGGCGTCCTCGACCCGGACGTCCTGACGATCGGCTTCGCCCGGCGCGTCCCCTCGTACAAGCGGCTCACGCTGATGCTGCGCGACCGCGACCGGCTGCGGGCGCTGCTGCTGCACCCGACGCGCCCGATCCAGATCGTCGTCGCGGGCAAGGCCCACCCCGCCGACGACGGCGGAAAGCGGCTGGTGCAGGAGCTGGTGCGGTTCGCGGACGACGCGGGGGTCCGCCACCGCATCGTCTTCCTCCCGGACTACGGGATGGGCATGGCGCAGAAGCTCTACCCGGGCTGCGACGTCTGGCTCAACAACCCGCTGCGCCCGCTGGAGGCGTGCGGGACGAGCGGGATGAAGGCGGCGCTGAACGGCTGCCTCAACCTGTCGGTGCGCGACGGCTGGTGGGACGAGTGGTTCGACCCGGACTTCGGCTGGGAGATCCCCACCGCCGACGGCTCGGCGATCGACGAGGACCGCCGCGACGAGCTGGAGTCGAACGCCCTGTACGCGCTGATCGAGGACCGCGTCGCCCCGCGCTTCTACGACCGTGGGGCCGGGGGGCTGCCCGACCGCTGGATCGAGATGGTCCGCTCCACGCTGGCCGACCTCGGGCCGAGGGTGCTCGCGGGGCGGATGGTGCGCGAGTACGTGGAGCGCCTGTACGCCCCTGCCGCACAGTCCCGGCGGGTCCTGGATCCGGGGGCCGCGCGGGACCTCGCCCAGTGGAAGGCCAAGGTCAGGGCGGCCTGGAGCGGGGTCTCCGTCGACCATGTGGAGTCGGTGACCGACACCGCGGCGGGCGGCTCGGCGGAGCTCGGCGCCAGCCTGGCGCTGCGGGCGCGGATCGCGCTCGGCGGCCTGGACCCGGACGACGTGGAGGTCCAGGTGGTCGCGGGCCGGGTCGATTCGGGCGACGCCATCGCGGACGCACAGACCTTCCCGCTGAAGCCGGCGGGCGGTCAGGACCTGGAGGACCGCTGGCTGTACGAGGGGCCGCTCGCGCTGGACCGGACGGGACCGTACGGCTACACCGTGCGCGTTCTGCCCGCCCATCCGCTGCTGGCCACCAGCGCCGAACTGGGCCTGGTCGCGCTGCCGGCCGAGGCGGCGGGGGAGGGCGCGGGCGTGCTGCTGCGCTGAGCGCGCGCCACGGCGAACGGCCCGGGAGGGGGCGAACCCCTCCCGGGCCGTTCTCCGTGTGATCCCCGCGGGCCGGTGGGCCCGGTGGGTCAGAAGGTGAGCTTGAAGCTGTTGATCCGCCCGGTGTCCGAGCGGGCGATGTCCTGGACCTTCAGCTTCCAGACCCCGTTGGCCACCTCGGACGAGGCGTTGACCGTGTAGGTCGCCACCACGTCGTCCGCGGAGTCGCCGGAGGAGGAGTTCTTCAGCCGGTAGGCGGTGCCGTCCGGGGCCACCAGGTCGATGACCAGGTCGCCGCGCCAGGTGTGCGTGATGTTCACGTCCGCCTTGAGGGTGCT
The nucleotide sequence above comes from Streptomyces sp. NBC_01116. Encoded proteins:
- the glgP gene encoding alpha-glucan family phosphorylase, with translation MKAIRRFTVRPVLPEPLRPLHDLAHNLRWSWHTETRELFRSADPEGWRPADADPVRLLGSLSAGRLTELAGDEEYLGRLAGASADLAEYLNGPRWYQEQRAAGAELPSAVAYFSPEFGVTAALPQYSGGLGILAGDHLKAASDLGVPLIGVGLLYRHGYFRQTLSREGWQQEHYPVLDPNELPLDLVREADGAPARVMLALPGGRSLHACIWLARVGRVPLLLLDSDVEENAPGERDVTDRLYGGGSDHRLLQEMLLGIGGVRAVRTWCRLTGTPEPEVFHTNEGHAGFLGLERIRELASTGLDFDAALEVVRAGTVFTTHTPVPAGIDRFDRGLVARHFGDDGELPGVGVEKILRLGTETYPGGEPELFNMAVMGLRLAQRANGVSTLHGAVSREMFSGLWPGFDPAEVPITSVTNGVHAPTWVAPEVFRLGAGQVGEGRAHQVPAGGPVDDEASSRSGTPRRWDAVTGIGDQEIWDLRRDLRGQLVTEVRRRLYASWRRRGAGTAELGWIDGVLDPDVLTIGFARRVPSYKRLTLMLRDRDRLRALLLHPTRPIQIVVAGKAHPADDGGKRLVQELVRFADDAGVRHRIVFLPDYGMGMAQKLYPGCDVWLNNPLRPLEACGTSGMKAALNGCLNLSVRDGWWDEWFDPDFGWEIPTADGSAIDEDRRDELESNALYALIEDRVAPRFYDRGAGGLPDRWIEMVRSTLADLGPRVLAGRMVREYVERLYAPAAQSRRVLDPGAARDLAQWKAKVRAAWSGVSVDHVESVTDTAAGGSAELGASLALRARIALGGLDPDDVEVQVVAGRVDSGDAIADAQTFPLKPAGGQDLEDRWLYEGPLALDRTGPYGYTVRVLPAHPLLATSAELGLVALPAEAAGEGAGVLLR
- a CDS encoding alpha-1,4-glucan--maltose-1-phosphate maltosyltransferase gives rise to the protein MIGRIPVLDVRPLVDCGRRAAKAVAGETFQVSATVFREGHDAVAANVVLRDPSGRVGPWTPMRELARGTDRWGADVTATSEGRWTYTVEAWSDPVTTWRHHAAIKIPAGIDTDLVLAEGAALLERAAAGVPKKHGREAVLAAVDALRDTAHPPAARLAAALTPAADAVLARYPLRELVTRSKPLAVRVERERALFGSWYELFPRSEGARRVPVDPADTSPDAETRLVSGTFRTAAERLPAVAAMGFDVVYLPPIHPIGTTHRKGPDNSLTPGEHDPGVPWAIGSPDGGHDAVHPELGTLEDFDHFVSVARNLRMEIALDFALQCSPDHPWVKEHPDWFHHRPDGSIAYAENPPKKYQDIYPIAFDKDMRGLVAETVRILRFWMDRGVRIFRVDNPHTKPVVFWEKVIEEINGADPDVVFLAEAFTRPAMMHTLGAVGFQQSYTYFTWRDTKQELTEYVTELAGEAASYMRPNFFVNTPDILPGYLQEGGRPAFEARAVLAATLSPSWGVYAGFELCENTPAKPGSEEYLHSEKYELRPRDWESAEREGRTLTPLITSLNRIRRRNPALRQLRDVHFHHTDNEALIAYSKRSGTNTVLVVVNLDPHHTQEATVSLDMERLGLSWHERVPVRDELTGDTYHWGRTFYVRLEPGITPAHIAVLRPSPPTGGSPTP
- the treS gene encoding maltose alpha-D-glucosyltransferase; translated protein: MIVNEPVHDTFEDTPAKDRDPDWFKRAVFYEVLVRSFQDSNGDGIGDLKGITAKLDYLQWLGVDCLWLPPFFKSPLRDGGYDVSDYTAVLPEFGDLADFVEFVDASHQRGMRVIIDFVMNHTSDQHEWFQQSRTDPDGPYGDYYVWADDDKQFQDARIIFVDTETSNWTFDPVRKQYYWHRFFSHQPDLNYENPAVQEEILAALRFWLDLGIDGFRVDAVPYLYQREGTNCENLPETHHFLKRVRKEIDANYPDTVLLAEANQWPEDVVDYFGDYEQGGDECHMAFHFPVMPRIFMAVRRESRYPVSEILAKTPAIPKNCQWGIFLRNHDELTLEMVTDEERDYMYAEYAKDPRMRANIGIRRRLAPLLDNDRNQIELFTALLMSLPGSPILYYGDEIGMGDNIWLGDRDAVRTPMQWTPDRNAGFSSSDPGRLYLPTIMDPVYGYQVTNVEASMASPSSLLHWTRRMIEIRKQNPAFGLGEYTELPSSNPAVLAFTREYKDDLVLCVHNFSRFAQPTELDLRSFDGRHPVELIGGVRFPAIGQWPYLLTLAGHGFYWFRLRKDAPPA